From the Billgrantia sulfidoxydans genome, one window contains:
- a CDS encoding sulfotransferase domain-containing protein, whose product MIYIHVGLPKTGTTALQKHFFPRLKNSRYLGVSQPRGTANSNIYKAFQIYSIGGMTYGDAERTILKEVKDPSEKLVLSEEMFTVSSHGVTWVEKLERVAELAKLFNDYKVIITTREPTEASLSYYIECYNKLFKKNGITWPQAVRYSLDMKIYHYDYLLGALQACFNTARLIILQYADIFDKQKDPMSNIFQEEVRFINAKENITDKEPGAIFTKQGIRIQAPSENEINEVKVHLEDNSRFFREFMKRVS is encoded by the coding sequence ATGATCTATATTCACGTCGGGCTACCCAAGACTGGAACAACTGCGCTACAAAAACATTTTTTCCCCAGATTGAAAAACTCCCGATACCTGGGGGTGAGTCAACCACGGGGGACTGCCAACTCGAATATATATAAGGCCTTCCAGATCTACTCGATCGGGGGGATGACTTATGGAGATGCGGAACGTACCATTCTGAAGGAAGTAAAGGATCCTTCCGAAAAGCTAGTCTTGTCGGAAGAGATGTTCACTGTGTCCAGTCATGGGGTGACATGGGTGGAGAAACTTGAGCGGGTGGCTGAACTTGCTAAGTTGTTTAATGATTACAAAGTTATCATAACTACGCGGGAACCTACGGAAGCCAGCCTTTCGTATTATATAGAATGCTACAATAAACTGTTCAAGAAAAATGGAATAACTTGGCCGCAGGCAGTCAGGTATTCTCTCGACATGAAAATATACCATTACGATTATCTTTTAGGTGCACTGCAAGCTTGTTTTAACACAGCACGTCTGATTATCTTACAATACGCTGACATATTTGATAAACAGAAAGACCCAATGAGCAATATTTTCCAAGAGGAGGTACGATTTATCAACGCTAAGGAAAATATAACAGATAAAGAGCCTGGAGCGATATTCACGAAGCAGGGAATAAGAATCCAGGCACCTAGCGAAAACGAAATCAATGAAGTGAAAGTGCACTTGGAAGATAATTCAAGATTTTTTCGTGAGTTCATGAAAAGAGTGAGCTAA
- a CDS encoding transposase domain-containing protein, producing MQATAAIFSLIETAKANGHSPYKCLQFVLETLPTLVDDGSLDSLLP from the coding sequence ATTCAGGCCACCGCAGCGATTTTCAGCCTGATCGAAACCGCCAAGGCCAACGGTCACTCACCTTACAAGTGCTTGCAGTTCGTACTCGAGACGTTGCCGACCCTAGTCGACGATGGTAGCCTTGATTCTCTGCTGCCCTAG
- a CDS encoding tetratricopeptide repeat protein, with product MAKKNARRRYPSPAPQAGTALPADQLDAFDSAYRGGDYLRALQLAEAMVRRYPKAAQAHELHANVLGRLERFADACEAMAQVIDQLAAPGAAQRLKLAQYQVLAGQAKQATAALHEILKAESDHLTALVWMSRAYHQLGDNRRALEINDRALALDAYHEETLLWRSRILEQLKRHDDALETLKRLLEINPKHVGVNNHIAALYVKESEYEKAEFHYNKELKLNPSNRKVYSNLLVAAHYNPAYSAVDLYNMTIQWGKQVAMLASARASTLKNPAKKIRVGLLSGGFRMHPVGQMILPALENLPAEQFELIAYSTNQVVDKLTQCFQNVVCRWEVVEGLSAEQLDQKIRHDAIDILIDMNGAGEGSRYDTLTREPAPLIVKWVGSLISTTGLSCFDYLLSDSIETPEGVDDLYVEKLIRLPDDYICYHIPEHAPSCNALPALSNGYITFGCLNNPAKLSPPMLAEWAKLLNDVSGSKLLLRGIQFESARYRDKITNIFAEHGVASDRLLLEGPAQHQEFMATYQRIDIALDTWPYSGGLTTCEALMMGVPVVTRVGPTFAGRHSATHLVNAGLPELVTDDWEEFRKRVKELASDLPNLAVIRAALRTILTDSPICDGPRFAKHLTTALRAIWQRHCEGKAPTALTFTKSGQARFEGVATPVALPNASQQDEGFDWKLESTVTVFDNGCNLASRSDAEQLLGSGKIALLAFDPAGCLQNAETLSQFGELHHYPQVTLGDGQPVTLRVGDDPEQITSLMPLTAPTSLTQEHAIPSIALDSIEGLESIDLLALDDRHDSLAILKHGENALQNLLVLQARINFVATHQHQLDFACISQWAKDHGLRFLRFNTLSYQGNSAEGEPQAQVSQLASADALFIPESTRMAELSGSQHKKLAFLLHSVYCAKDTAYEVLNWQGKEQAQDYLRYWKKGVVPLPLTSTQTVAQEDAPPHDSATSARIFNQIEYPLIYNIEILNNGVIDSALAKVGAKKRTLKGIEGLLSAASKKDAQKEIFFTGHSFYNTMVNSPPYVIKQNVFDLFGITPFSIIDDHAYADFMLPRCLNSPDSIIIGSKSARLIEEFKQVGNAKKIKGIVIPHKAPEIDPVLYKDKQNIAVFVGKLYPNAPKSTTSIIKAVAKEKKIPKSQQQAICEFIEKRRSDPFAEPTLERGVTTETTLLYFDLVDKHFRNKYRTAQLEKLSSVLAARGIKTVVIGGKKSEWPFKKDQGCVFYDRMEYKKALHIMNRARYNINLTPSYPDLFTDRAINMMGSNSLCLSDYTPFLESHNKKALYFGHEWLENDFEVSDCQELAMKQKLEILKTYNAARIESAWISCLEQIYNS from the coding sequence ATGGCCAAGAAAAATGCTCGTCGACGTTACCCTTCCCCCGCTCCACAGGCTGGCACTGCCCTGCCAGCCGATCAGCTAGATGCTTTCGATAGTGCTTATCGTGGGGGAGACTACCTCCGAGCCTTGCAATTGGCCGAAGCCATGGTGCGACGCTACCCGAAGGCTGCCCAGGCCCATGAGCTACATGCAAACGTGCTGGGCCGGTTGGAGCGCTTTGCCGACGCCTGCGAGGCCATGGCCCAAGTGATCGACCAGCTGGCAGCGCCCGGCGCCGCTCAACGGCTGAAATTGGCACAGTATCAAGTGCTGGCAGGGCAGGCCAAGCAGGCGACGGCAGCGCTGCATGAGATTCTTAAGGCAGAATCAGACCACTTGACCGCATTGGTATGGATGAGCCGAGCCTACCATCAACTGGGTGATAACCGCAGGGCGCTCGAGATAAATGATCGTGCTTTAGCATTAGACGCTTATCATGAAGAAACACTGCTATGGCGATCCCGCATACTTGAACAGCTTAAGCGACACGATGACGCTCTTGAGACCTTGAAGCGGTTACTTGAGATAAACCCAAAACATGTGGGGGTGAATAACCATATTGCGGCACTCTATGTCAAAGAAAGTGAATATGAAAAAGCCGAATTTCATTACAACAAAGAGCTGAAGTTAAATCCTTCCAATAGGAAGGTTTATTCAAATCTATTGGTAGCGGCGCACTATAATCCTGCGTATAGTGCGGTGGATCTTTACAACATGACAATACAATGGGGTAAGCAAGTTGCCATGCTTGCCTCAGCTCGGGCAAGTACGCTTAAGAATCCTGCGAAAAAAATTCGTGTTGGACTGCTTTCAGGTGGATTCAGAATGCATCCGGTAGGGCAGATGATACTTCCTGCACTGGAGAATTTACCTGCTGAGCAGTTCGAGTTGATTGCTTACAGTACAAACCAAGTAGTGGATAAGTTGACGCAGTGTTTTCAGAATGTCGTCTGCCGTTGGGAGGTGGTCGAAGGTCTGAGTGCAGAGCAACTGGATCAGAAGATTCGCCATGATGCCATCGATATCCTGATCGACATGAACGGAGCCGGTGAAGGCTCGCGCTACGATACCCTGACTCGTGAGCCAGCTCCGCTGATCGTCAAGTGGGTGGGAAGCTTGATCAGTACGACTGGGCTAAGTTGTTTCGACTACCTGCTGAGCGACAGCATCGAGACACCCGAGGGAGTCGATGATCTCTATGTGGAGAAATTGATTCGTCTCCCTGATGATTATATCTGCTATCATATTCCCGAGCATGCCCCTTCGTGTAATGCACTTCCTGCGCTTAGCAATGGTTATATTACTTTCGGTTGTTTGAATAACCCCGCCAAGTTATCTCCTCCCATGCTGGCCGAATGGGCCAAGCTGCTTAATGACGTTTCCGGTAGCAAGTTGCTTTTACGTGGTATCCAGTTCGAAAGTGCGCGCTATCGCGACAAGATTACCAATATTTTTGCGGAGCATGGCGTTGCTTCGGACCGTCTCTTGCTGGAGGGCCCGGCACAGCACCAGGAGTTCATGGCGACCTATCAGCGTATCGATATTGCCCTGGATACTTGGCCTTATTCCGGTGGCCTGACCACCTGCGAGGCATTGATGATGGGAGTGCCGGTGGTGACCCGGGTTGGCCCTACCTTCGCTGGGCGCCACAGTGCAACCCATCTCGTCAATGCCGGGCTTCCGGAACTGGTCACCGATGACTGGGAGGAGTTTCGCAAGCGTGTCAAGGAGCTGGCATCCGATTTGCCAAACCTCGCGGTCATTCGTGCCGCGCTGCGTACCATCCTCACAGATTCACCTATTTGCGACGGTCCTCGCTTCGCCAAACATTTGACAACGGCACTACGAGCCATCTGGCAGCGCCATTGTGAAGGCAAGGCGCCCACCGCGTTGACCTTCACTAAAAGCGGTCAGGCGCGCTTTGAAGGTGTGGCCACGCCAGTCGCACTTCCTAACGCAAGCCAGCAGGACGAAGGTTTCGATTGGAAGTTGGAATCGACAGTTACCGTTTTTGATAACGGATGCAACCTGGCATCCCGCAGTGATGCGGAGCAGCTGTTGGGCAGCGGAAAGATTGCTTTGCTGGCTTTCGACCCTGCGGGATGCTTGCAGAATGCCGAAACGCTTTCCCAGTTCGGGGAGCTTCACCATTATCCTCAGGTTACCCTTGGCGACGGTCAGCCAGTTACATTGCGGGTGGGCGACGATCCTGAGCAAATTACCAGCCTGATGCCGCTGACGGCGCCTACCTCGTTGACACAGGAACATGCGATACCAAGTATTGCCCTGGACAGCATCGAGGGTCTGGAGTCAATTGATCTTCTTGCGCTGGATGATCGCCATGATAGCTTGGCGATCCTGAAGCATGGCGAAAACGCACTGCAGAATCTATTGGTGCTGCAGGCCCGGATCAACTTCGTAGCAACCCATCAGCACCAGCTCGATTTCGCTTGCATCAGCCAGTGGGCTAAAGATCACGGCTTGAGATTCCTGCGGTTCAATACTCTGAGCTACCAAGGCAACTCAGCGGAAGGCGAACCGCAAGCCCAAGTTTCACAACTGGCAAGCGCCGACGCACTGTTCATTCCAGAAAGCACGCGTATGGCCGAACTGAGCGGCAGCCAGCATAAAAAGCTCGCCTTTTTGTTGCATAGTGTCTACTGCGCTAAGGACACGGCCTATGAAGTCCTCAACTGGCAAGGCAAAGAACAGGCACAGGATTATTTGCGATACTGGAAGAAAGGCGTCGTACCGCTCCCCCTGACGTCTACTCAAACGGTTGCCCAAGAGGATGCTCCTCCACATGATAGCGCCACCTCTGCCCGGATATTCAATCAGATCGAGTATCCACTGATTTACAACATCGAAATCTTAAATAACGGGGTAATCGATAGCGCCTTAGCTAAGGTGGGGGCAAAAAAGAGAACTCTCAAAGGCATTGAGGGGCTCTTGTCTGCAGCTTCAAAAAAAGATGCCCAGAAAGAAATATTCTTCACCGGACACTCTTTTTACAACACCATGGTGAACAGCCCTCCGTATGTTATCAAGCAGAATGTCTTCGACCTCTTCGGCATAACCCCTTTCTCTATCATTGATGATCACGCCTACGCTGACTTCATGTTGCCGAGATGTCTCAACAGTCCCGACAGCATTATCATCGGGTCGAAGTCGGCACGTCTCATCGAAGAGTTCAAACAGGTCGGCAACGCCAAAAAGATCAAGGGTATCGTCATACCGCATAAGGCGCCTGAGATAGATCCTGTATTGTATAAAGACAAGCAAAACATCGCTGTCTTTGTCGGCAAGCTTTATCCGAACGCACCCAAGTCCACCACGTCCATTATCAAGGCGGTGGCCAAGGAAAAGAAGATTCCCAAGAGCCAGCAGCAGGCCATTTGTGAATTCATCGAAAAACGGCGTAGTGACCCCTTCGCGGAACCCACCCTGGAAAGAGGTGTGACCACTGAGACGACGTTGCTCTATTTCGACTTGGTCGACAAGCACTTCAGGAATAAGTACCGGACTGCCCAGCTCGAAAAGTTATCCAGCGTCCTCGCTGCTAGAGGCATCAAGACCGTCGTCATCGGCGGGAAAAAAAGCGAGTGGCCCTTCAAGAAAGACCAAGGCTGTGTATTCTATGATAGAATGGAGTACAAAAAGGCTCTGCATATCATGAATAGAGCCCGTTACAATATTAACCTGACCCCGAGTTACCCCGACCTATTCACGGATAGAGCCATCAATATGATGGGCTCAAACTCGTTATGCTTATCCGATTACACGCCTTTTTTAGAGTCGCATAACAAGAAAGCACTCTATTTTGGACATGAGTGGCTGGAAAACGATTTTGAGGTAAGCGATTGTCAAGAGCTTGCCATGAAACAAAAGCTGGAGATACTGAAGACCTACAATGCTGCCCGTATCGAAAGCGCCTGGATCTCCTGCCTCGAGCAAATATACAACAGTTGA
- a CDS encoding flagellin: MSVINTNITALIGQNNLKSSQSMLAKAQERLSSGLRINSAADDAAGQAIANRMSAQIKGMQQAQRNANDGISMVQTMEGGLNQLSDNLQRIRELAVQAANDTNSADDRASIQLEIDKRVEEITRIAEATTFNDTQLLSNSATLNIQVGANTGTSDSIEVATVTMTASDIGLAGTSVADIDVNSFASAQAAIDVVDAALQQIDDQRATLGATLNRFDSVVENLTTNVTNLSEARSRIEDADYAVEVSNMTRANILQQAGTSMLAQANQTPQSVLSLLG; the protein is encoded by the coding sequence ATGTCAGTGATCAATACCAACATCACCGCCCTGATCGGCCAGAACAACCTGAAGTCCTCCCAGAGCATGCTGGCCAAGGCGCAGGAGCGTCTCTCCTCCGGCCTTCGCATCAACAGCGCTGCCGACGATGCCGCCGGTCAGGCCATTGCCAACCGCATGAGCGCCCAGATCAAGGGCATGCAGCAGGCTCAGCGTAACGCCAACGACGGCATCTCCATGGTGCAGACCATGGAAGGCGGCCTGAACCAGCTGAGCGACAACCTGCAGCGTATCCGTGAGCTGGCGGTGCAGGCAGCCAACGACACCAACTCAGCTGATGACCGTGCTTCCATCCAGCTGGAAATCGATAAGCGCGTCGAAGAAATCACTCGTATTGCCGAGGCAACGACTTTCAACGACACTCAACTGCTCAGCAATTCTGCTACTTTGAATATTCAAGTGGGTGCCAATACCGGAACCTCTGACTCCATCGAAGTCGCAACCGTGACGATGACGGCTAGCGATATTGGCCTTGCTGGCACATCAGTAGCAGACATCGACGTTAACAGTTTTGCAAGCGCGCAAGCAGCTATCGATGTTGTCGACGCTGCCCTTCAGCAGATCGACGATCAGCGCGCTACGCTCGGTGCTACCCTGAACCGCTTCGATTCAGTAGTGGAAAACCTGACCACCAACGTCACCAACCTCAGTGAGGCCCGTTCGCGAATCGAGGATGCCGACTACGCAGTCGAAGTTTCCAACATGACCCGCGCGAACATCCTGCAGCAGGCAGGTACATCGATGCTGGCCCAGGCCAACCAGACTCCGCAGAGCGTACTCTCTCTGCTGGGCTAA
- the fliD gene encoding flagellar filament capping protein FliD yields the protein MASISSLGVGSGLDLSGLLDQLNAAERQKLKPITAQKTQEQAKISAYGRLQSGLTKFQDAVTKLNDAKLYQSLTTSVLGEGITATAGADASPGRYEVTVNHTAKAGSIASQGVASTTDALVGAGGDTLTLSFQGKADVTVDLAEGGSLEDIRDAINANADAGVSASIINDGNGYRLVVNSKETGLAESVTGMAFANTALTEDTAVKVVGRDAELLINNITITSSSNRVEGAIQGVTLELDAAAAGKTATVVVERDNNVLKEAVKGFVTAYNEMKSTIGRMTEATGDADTAGELVGDRAVRTIESRLSRNLGDLVPGGDIQMLTQMGISLKPNGRLELDETKLDEVIASNPQALSDFFAGDSKEAGMAGRLGTTLEQVLGAEGLVKSSIKSSETKVDSLNGRYERMELSIERTIERYRKQFGQLDVMLAKMNSTGSYLMQQLDMLSMQMVQTKK from the coding sequence ATGGCAAGCATCTCCTCACTCGGTGTTGGCTCTGGCTTGGATCTGTCGGGGCTACTCGATCAGCTGAACGCGGCGGAGCGACAGAAGCTCAAGCCGATCACGGCCCAGAAGACACAGGAGCAGGCCAAGATCTCGGCCTATGGCCGGCTGCAGTCCGGCCTGACTAAGTTCCAGGACGCCGTGACCAAGCTCAATGACGCCAAGCTGTACCAGAGCTTGACGACCAGTGTGTTGGGCGAGGGTATAACCGCTACCGCGGGAGCGGATGCGAGCCCGGGGCGCTACGAAGTCACCGTGAATCACACCGCCAAGGCGGGCAGTATCGCCAGCCAAGGCGTCGCAAGCACCACCGATGCGCTGGTGGGCGCGGGTGGCGATACGCTGACGCTCAGTTTCCAGGGCAAGGCGGACGTCACGGTCGATCTCGCCGAAGGCGGGAGTCTCGAGGACATTCGAGATGCCATCAATGCGAATGCCGATGCCGGAGTGTCGGCTTCGATCATCAATGACGGCAACGGCTACCGCCTGGTGGTGAACTCCAAGGAGACGGGGCTGGCAGAGAGTGTGACGGGCATGGCCTTCGCCAATACCGCGCTGACCGAGGATACGGCAGTCAAGGTGGTCGGGAGAGACGCCGAGCTTCTGATCAACAATATCACCATCACCAGCAGTTCCAACCGGGTTGAGGGCGCGATTCAGGGCGTGACGCTCGAACTGGACGCCGCGGCGGCGGGGAAAACCGCGACGGTGGTGGTGGAGCGCGACAACAATGTCCTCAAGGAGGCTGTGAAAGGGTTCGTTACCGCCTACAACGAGATGAAGTCGACCATCGGTCGCATGACCGAGGCGACCGGAGACGCCGATACGGCTGGTGAACTGGTCGGCGACCGTGCCGTACGCACCATCGAATCGCGGCTCAGCCGAAACCTGGGTGATCTCGTCCCGGGCGGCGACATACAGATGTTGACCCAGATGGGCATCTCACTGAAGCCCAACGGCCGGCTGGAACTCGACGAGACCAAGCTCGACGAGGTGATCGCAAGCAATCCCCAGGCACTGTCTGATTTCTTTGCAGGAGATAGCAAGGAAGCCGGCATGGCTGGCCGGCTCGGTACGACGCTGGAGCAGGTGCTGGGCGCCGAGGGCTTGGTGAAGAGCTCGATCAAGAGTTCGGAAACCAAGGTGGACAGCCTGAACGGCCGCTACGAGCGCATGGAGCTCAGCATCGAGCGAACCATCGAGCGCTATCGCAAGCAGTTCGGTCAGCTCGATGTCATGCTCGCCAAGATGAACTCCACTGGCTCTTACTTGATGCAGCAGCTCGATATGTTGAGCATGCAGATGGTCCAGACCAAGAAGTAG
- the fliD gene encoding flagellar filament capping protein FliD, protein MASISSLGIGSGLDLNGLLNQLHDAERSKLEPIKQQIETQQVKISAYGELKGALSGFQSANEALNDAALFQGLSTSVNGDAVQAAAGPEASPGQYAIEVEQLATAGSLATQRVESLDAELNDADAMLELAFADNSLDHGVAIAADSTLEDVRDAINADAEAAVTASIVNDGEGYRLALMSQETGEQAAIVDANFATVAAQVTLEDEAVLQEGRDARFEVNGIAVASADNQVDDAIQGVALSLQGTGSSILTVEPDTDSIRQAVADFVESYNELKDTAGKLTAFNGQDGEAGELIGDSAVRGIESRLRSDLASVIEGSDHAMLADLGIALRVDGTLELDETKLEAALAQDPGEVGAFFAGESATDGMAGRLDATLEQLLDSNGALEGAIGGAENRIDSLNERYTRTEQSIDTTIARYQTQFGQLDGMLAQMNQTSAYLTQQLSHLPGQGEGGAGML, encoded by the coding sequence GGCCAGCATCTCCTCCCTCGGCATCGGCTCGGGCCTCGATCTCAACGGCCTGCTCAATCAGCTCCACGACGCCGAGCGCAGCAAGCTCGAACCCATTAAACAGCAGATCGAAACCCAGCAGGTCAAGATCTCCGCCTACGGCGAATTGAAGGGAGCCCTTTCCGGTTTCCAGTCCGCCAACGAGGCCCTCAACGACGCCGCTCTCTTTCAGGGACTATCCACGTCCGTGAACGGCGATGCGGTGCAGGCTGCGGCAGGCCCCGAGGCTTCGCCCGGCCAGTATGCGATCGAGGTGGAGCAATTGGCGACCGCCGGCAGTCTTGCCACGCAGCGCGTCGAGAGCCTCGATGCCGAACTCAACGATGCCGATGCCATGCTCGAACTCGCCTTCGCGGATAACAGTCTCGATCATGGCGTTGCCATAGCGGCAGATAGCACTCTCGAAGACGTGCGAGACGCCATCAATGCCGATGCCGAGGCGGCCGTCACGGCCTCGATCGTCAACGATGGTGAGGGCTACCGGCTGGCCCTGATGTCGCAGGAGACCGGCGAACAGGCGGCCATCGTCGATGCCAACTTCGCGACCGTGGCGGCACAGGTAACGCTGGAGGACGAAGCGGTGCTGCAGGAAGGCCGGGATGCCCGGTTCGAGGTGAACGGCATCGCCGTGGCGAGTGCCGACAACCAGGTTGACGATGCCATCCAGGGGGTCGCGCTCAGCCTTCAGGGCACGGGCAGCAGCATCTTGACGGTCGAGCCGGACACGGACTCCATTCGGCAGGCCGTCGCCGACTTCGTCGAATCCTACAATGAGCTCAAGGACACGGCAGGCAAGCTGACGGCTTTCAACGGCCAGGACGGGGAGGCCGGTGAGCTGATCGGGGACAGTGCGGTGCGCGGCATCGAGTCCCGTCTGCGCAGCGACCTGGCAAGCGTGATCGAGGGGAGTGACCACGCCATGCTGGCCGACCTCGGCATCGCCCTGCGTGTCGATGGCACGCTCGAGCTCGACGAAACGAAATTGGAAGCGGCGCTCGCGCAGGATCCGGGCGAGGTCGGCGCCTTTTTCGCCGGAGAGAGCGCAACGGATGGCATGGCGGGCCGGCTCGACGCGACACTCGAACAGCTGCTGGACAGCAATGGAGCACTGGAAGGGGCCATCGGCGGGGCCGAGAATCGTATCGACAGCCTGAACGAGCGCTATACCCGTACCGAGCAGAGCATCGATACCACCATCGCGCGTTACCAGACGCAGTTCGGTCAGCTCGACGGCATGCTGGCCCAGATGAACCAGACCAGCGCCTACCTGACGCAGCAGCTAAGCCACTTACCGGGCCAGGGCGAGGGTGGTGCGGGCATGCTCTGA